In the genome of Leucobacter luti, one region contains:
- a CDS encoding PspA/IM30 family protein: MAKQSILGRIAQLAKANINALLDSAEDPEKMLNQMERDFKNSIVDAESSVAQTIGNLRLMEADLEEDRRAVTEWGSKAAAASSQAEKLRASGDAADADRFDNLARVALSKQISFEKEVATAEPSVTAQQQVVDQLKTGLQTMREKLVQLQAKRDELVSRGKVADAQSQVQDAVKNLDVLDPTSELGRFEEKVKRQEAMVRGQAELAASTLDAQFNELDDLGSLSEVDLRLQALKQGGN, translated from the coding sequence ATGGCAAAACAGTCCATCCTTGGCCGGATTGCACAGCTCGCCAAGGCAAACATCAATGCGCTCCTGGATTCCGCCGAGGATCCGGAGAAAATGCTCAACCAGATGGAGCGTGACTTCAAGAACAGCATCGTCGACGCGGAGAGCTCGGTAGCGCAGACTATCGGCAACCTGCGCCTGATGGAGGCTGACCTGGAGGAGGATCGCAGAGCCGTCACCGAGTGGGGCAGCAAGGCAGCGGCCGCGTCGTCGCAGGCTGAGAAGCTCCGCGCATCCGGCGACGCTGCGGACGCTGACCGCTTCGACAACCTGGCGCGCGTCGCACTCTCGAAGCAGATCTCCTTCGAAAAGGAGGTTGCCACTGCTGAGCCCAGCGTCACCGCGCAGCAGCAGGTGGTCGACCAGCTCAAGACTGGCCTCCAGACGATGCGCGAGAAGCTCGTGCAGCTGCAGGCCAAGCGTGACGAGCTCGTCTCGCGCGGCAAGGTCGCTGACGCGCAGTCGCAGGTGCAAGATGCGGTGAAGAACCTCGATGTGCTCGATCCGACAAGCGAGCTGGGTCGCTTCGAGGAGAAGGTCAAGCGTCAGGAAGCGATGGTGCGCGGCCAGGCCGAGCTCGCAGCCTCGACGCTGGACGCACAGTTCAATGAGCTCGACGATCTGGGCTCCCTCAGCGAAGTTGATCTGCGCCTGCAAGCGCTCAAGCAGGGCGGCAACTAG
- a CDS encoding TPM domain-containing protein: MKRVATMLGLSVLAVLMWCAPSAAFATAPPEFSGAYVIDGTTKSVLGADRDRLEAQVRTFAAEQGVQLFVVYVDRFSSPEDPEAWGAATAQKNFLGDDGVLLSIAVEDRLFDLNAAQNLITDDQYKKLTDDYVRPALKQSDWTGVIGETLTGIEQVVLSPESNGVGVAVAVIGGVVVVGGVATGVIVARNRKRAKETVEGAAPVALADLEAEASALLVRVDDDVRSSEQELGFAQAQFGAAAAEPFAEAIGEARAQLQAAFELRQKLDDDVPDTDEQRRAWLGEIIDRCSGAKESLDAHTESFSRLREVEQRAPEVLAQLSAALPRAREQLTAARQTVAGLAASYAETVVGQLQHNLGEAESRLGFVADCVGSAETEIAAGERAAAAVTLRAAEAALDQANTLTKSPELVAAELAESARQLEAARADLQGDLQTVAQLIGGAGEADRQALEAAAQQVNAVLSAGTQGDPVRALSAVAAANVQIDAAIGSAREAEERTRRAVAARDEALVPARAEVLAAEQFIETRRGAIGAEARTRLAEAQRQLQLAEQYAQPDPARSYQHAQSATQYARAAYQLAGNDVSGWGGGGGYGGGGGGSNGSFGGAVLGGILGGLLSGGGSGGGSGGGGWSGSRGGGGGFRGGWNGGGSIGGGGGGGRRGGGGRF, encoded by the coding sequence ATGAAGCGGGTCGCTACGATGCTCGGGCTGTCAGTGCTGGCCGTACTGATGTGGTGTGCCCCGTCTGCTGCATTCGCCACCGCGCCACCGGAGTTCTCCGGCGCGTACGTGATTGACGGCACCACGAAGTCCGTGCTCGGTGCGGATCGCGACCGGCTCGAGGCCCAGGTGCGTACGTTCGCTGCTGAGCAGGGTGTGCAACTGTTCGTGGTCTATGTCGATCGCTTCAGCTCGCCGGAGGATCCGGAGGCGTGGGGTGCCGCGACTGCACAGAAGAACTTCCTCGGTGACGACGGCGTGCTCTTGAGTATCGCCGTCGAGGACCGGCTGTTCGATCTCAATGCAGCGCAGAATCTCATTACGGACGACCAGTACAAGAAGCTCACGGATGACTATGTGCGGCCGGCATTGAAACAAAGCGACTGGACCGGGGTGATCGGCGAGACGCTCACCGGGATCGAGCAGGTTGTCCTGAGCCCCGAATCGAATGGCGTAGGCGTAGCCGTCGCAGTGATCGGTGGCGTCGTCGTGGTCGGTGGTGTTGCGACCGGAGTGATCGTAGCGCGGAATCGGAAACGCGCGAAGGAGACCGTGGAGGGTGCGGCCCCGGTCGCGTTGGCGGATCTCGAAGCAGAGGCAAGCGCGCTGTTGGTGCGTGTCGATGACGATGTGCGCAGCAGTGAGCAAGAACTCGGGTTCGCACAGGCCCAATTCGGGGCGGCCGCTGCGGAACCGTTTGCGGAGGCGATCGGCGAGGCTCGCGCGCAGTTGCAGGCAGCGTTCGAGCTACGCCAGAAACTCGATGATGACGTTCCAGACACTGATGAGCAGCGCAGGGCATGGCTCGGTGAGATCATCGATCGCTGCTCCGGTGCAAAGGAATCGCTTGACGCACACACGGAGTCGTTCTCCCGGCTCCGGGAAGTCGAGCAGCGCGCGCCCGAAGTGCTTGCACAGCTGAGTGCGGCGTTGCCGCGCGCGCGTGAGCAGTTGACTGCGGCTCGTCAGACCGTGGCCGGGCTGGCAGCGAGCTATGCGGAGACCGTCGTTGGTCAGCTGCAGCACAATCTCGGCGAAGCGGAGTCGCGGCTGGGGTTCGTCGCCGACTGCGTGGGGTCCGCAGAAACGGAGATCGCTGCCGGCGAACGTGCGGCGGCCGCGGTCACGCTCCGCGCAGCTGAGGCGGCGCTGGATCAGGCGAACACTCTGACGAAGTCACCTGAGCTGGTCGCAGCGGAGCTTGCGGAGAGCGCGCGCCAGCTTGAAGCTGCGCGGGCGGACCTCCAGGGCGATCTGCAGACGGTGGCCCAGTTGATCGGCGGCGCCGGTGAGGCCGATCGGCAGGCGCTTGAGGCAGCGGCGCAGCAGGTGAACGCGGTACTCTCCGCGGGAACGCAGGGCGACCCTGTGCGAGCGCTCAGTGCGGTCGCAGCTGCGAACGTGCAGATCGATGCTGCGATTGGGAGTGCGCGCGAGGCCGAGGAGCGCACGCGCCGCGCTGTGGCCGCGCGAGATGAAGCACTGGTCCCAGCGCGCGCCGAGGTGCTCGCTGCCGAGCAGTTCATCGAGACCAGACGGGGCGCTATTGGCGCCGAAGCGCGCACACGGCTCGCTGAGGCACAGCGTCAACTCCAGCTCGCGGAGCAGTACGCGCAGCCCGATCCTGCACGTTCCTATCAGCACGCCCAGTCGGCAACACAGTATGCGCGGGCCGCGTATCAGCTCGCGGGGAACGATGTTTCCGGATGGGGTGGTGGAGGCGGCTACGGCGGTGGCGGTGGCGGCTCGAACGGGAGTTTCGGTGGCGCCGTGCTCGGGGGCATCCTCGGCGGACTGCTGAGCGGCGGCGGGTCCGGTGGCGGGTCCGGAGGCGGCGGCTGGAGTGGCTCACGCGGCGGCGGAGGCGGGTTTCGTGGCGGATGGAACGGTGGCGGTTCCATTGGCGGCGGCGGTGGTGGCGGACGGCGGGGCGGTGGCGGCCGGTTCTGA
- a CDS encoding glycerophosphoryl diester phosphodiesterase membrane domain-containing protein, with protein sequence MRGKRPSIWGDTGALLRGALQLVRAGGARLCGLILVTQLLILLVALPVISWLFREALRANGMAGLDLGQLPVRAGFPLTVSLIVAIIVLVFWILALQFTALVVLLRWPRLSGRQYVRELGRVARALLRPAALPLLGYLFVLVPLTGFGFTSALTRGLAIPQFISGELFKAPATTVGFLLFLLVLAWLNVRFSLTVPVFILTAGRRPLRTSWRLTSGPRTWAPLVLAATVVLALGSLAGSVLAAIALAPTAAADALLPPAAAGTAAVSLGIAQVLGMLLSGLVTAGIAALLITQLRRTASRLPKNGTLLQYPEPSRAGVQAASARQIVPAVLAIAVVLAIGCSAAGWGTMHRLAAAPESLVLAHRGFSAGGVENTLGGLDAAARAGADLVEMDVMQTSDGGFVAMHDAQLDRLAGRPDAVKDLTLAELTSITVRDANGHEDHIPSFSAYVQRAQELEMPLLIEIKIGGGETPDHVDRLVAELEELGALNENIYHSLDAPSVERLKLLRPDLTVGYTMAFAGGGIPETVADFIVVEQWTATAVMQDAAWGAGLGFMAWTVNDEAGYREHLRRNTDGIITDVPDLVLAARAEMQHGSGMAAILFDALTRFVTVV encoded by the coding sequence ATGCGCGGGAAACGGCCAAGCATCTGGGGCGACACGGGCGCGCTGCTGCGCGGGGCGCTGCAGCTGGTGCGCGCTGGCGGGGCTCGGCTCTGTGGCCTGATCCTCGTCACGCAGCTCCTGATCCTGCTTGTCGCGCTCCCGGTGATCAGCTGGCTGTTCCGCGAAGCCCTCCGCGCGAACGGCATGGCGGGATTGGATCTCGGTCAGCTGCCAGTGCGGGCTGGATTCCCGCTCACCGTCTCCCTCATCGTGGCAATCATTGTCCTCGTATTTTGGATCCTGGCGCTTCAGTTCACCGCACTCGTGGTGCTGCTGCGGTGGCCGCGCCTGAGCGGCAGACAGTACGTGCGCGAGCTCGGCCGCGTGGCGCGTGCGCTGCTGCGGCCAGCTGCCCTCCCGCTCCTCGGCTACCTATTCGTCCTCGTGCCGCTCACGGGTTTTGGTTTCACCTCTGCGCTGACCCGCGGCCTGGCTATTCCGCAGTTCATCTCCGGGGAACTGTTCAAGGCACCCGCCACAACCGTGGGCTTTCTCCTGTTCCTGCTTGTGCTCGCCTGGCTCAACGTCCGCTTCTCGCTCACGGTGCCAGTGTTCATCCTCACAGCTGGCCGGCGCCCGCTGCGCACGAGCTGGCGGCTCACCAGCGGCCCCCGCACCTGGGCTCCCCTGGTGCTCGCCGCTACAGTCGTGCTCGCACTCGGTTCCCTGGCGGGCAGCGTGCTCGCGGCAATCGCGCTCGCTCCGACTGCCGCTGCAGACGCGCTCCTCCCTCCCGCCGCCGCTGGCACCGCGGCGGTGTCCCTCGGCATCGCGCAAGTGCTCGGTATGCTGCTGAGCGGTCTCGTGACTGCGGGAATTGCGGCGCTGCTCATCACACAGTTGCGTCGCACCGCGTCGCGTCTCCCGAAGAACGGAACGCTGCTCCAGTACCCGGAGCCCTCGCGGGCCGGGGTTCAGGCTGCGAGCGCCCGCCAGATCGTCCCCGCCGTTCTCGCGATCGCCGTCGTCCTCGCGATCGGCTGCAGCGCAGCGGGGTGGGGCACAATGCACCGGCTCGCGGCCGCGCCCGAGTCGCTCGTGCTGGCTCACCGCGGTTTCTCGGCGGGGGGCGTCGAGAACACACTCGGCGGGCTCGACGCAGCTGCGAGGGCTGGCGCTGATCTCGTCGAGATGGATGTCATGCAGACCAGCGATGGCGGATTTGTTGCGATGCACGACGCACAGCTCGACCGCCTCGCTGGCCGCCCCGATGCGGTGAAGGATCTCACCCTCGCAGAACTGACCTCGATCACGGTGCGCGATGCGAACGGACACGAGGATCACATCCCGAGCTTCAGCGCGTATGTGCAACGCGCACAAGAGCTTGAAATGCCGCTGCTCATCGAGATCAAGATCGGCGGCGGCGAGACTCCCGATCACGTCGATCGTCTCGTCGCTGAGCTGGAGGAGCTCGGCGCGCTGAACGAGAACATCTACCACTCGCTCGACGCCCCCAGCGTTGAGCGGCTCAAGCTCCTGCGCCCCGATCTCACCGTCGGGTACACCATGGCGTTTGCTGGCGGCGGAATTCCCGAGACAGTTGCTGACTTCATCGTCGTGGAGCAGTGGACCGCAACGGCCGTCATGCAGGACGCGGCGTGGGGCGCAGGCCTCGGGTTCATGGCCTGGACCGTCAACGATGAGGCTGGCTACCGCGAACACCTCCGCCGAAACACCGACGGGATTATCACAGATGTGCCAGATCTCGTGCTCGCGGCGCGCGCTGAGATGCAGCACGGCAGCGGCATGGCGGCGATACTGTTCGACGCCCTCACCCGATTCGTCACCGTGGTGTAG